From the Corythoichthys intestinalis isolate RoL2023-P3 chromosome 15, ASM3026506v1, whole genome shotgun sequence genome, one window contains:
- the gjb9a gene encoding gap junction protein beta 9a — protein MNWSGLESLLSGVNKYSTAFGRIWLSMVFVFRVLVFVVAAQRVWGDESKDFVCNTRQPGCTNVCYDHIFPISHIRLWALQLIFVTCPSLMVMAHVKFREGKDKKYVELHQGSHLYANPGKKRGGLWWTYLLSLVFKAGFDISFLYILYRIYHGYDLPKLSKCALDPCPNTVDCFISRPTEKKIFMLFMVISSALCIFMCICEMIYLIGKKIVKNLKVRHENERVVFADQHELTNMAPPRSMYRKTDPTLAASQQSLNKREKTRDIGAITTL, from the exons ATGAACTGGTCAGGACTTGAAAGCCTGTTGAGCGGAGTCAATAAGTACTCCACTGCATTTGGCAGGATTTGGCTGTCCATGGTGTTCGTCTTCCGTGTACTAGTATTTGTGGTGGCagctcagagagtttggggtgATGAAAGCAAAGACTTTGTGTGCAATACACGACAG CCGGGCTGCACCAACGTCTGCTATGACCACATCTTCCCCATCTCCCACATCCGTCTGTGGGCACtacagctgatctttgtcacatGCCCCTCCCTAATGGTGATGGCTCATGTCAAATTCCGGGAAGGCAAGGACAAAAAGTATGTGGAGTTGCACCAAGGCTCACACCTATATGCAAACCCCGGCAAGAAGAGAGGAGGGCTTTGGTGGACCTATCTACTCAGTTTGGTCTTCAAAGCTGGATTCGACATCTCTTTCCTATACATTCTGTATAGGATTTACCATGGATATGACTTGCCAAA GTTATCCAAGTGCGCACTGGATCCATGCCCAAACACTGTGGACTGCTTCATCAGCCGGCCGACAGAAAAAAAGATCTTCATGTTGTTCATGGTCATCTCTAGTGCACTTTGCATCTTCATGTGCATTTGTGAAATGATCTATCTCATTGGCAAGAAAATAGTCAAAAACCTAAAGGTCCGCCACGAGAATGAGAGGGTGGTGTTTGCCGATCAGCATGAGCTCACCAACATGGCCCCACCCAGGTCGATGTACAGGAAGACTGATCCAACGCTGGCTGCGAGTCAGCAAAGTTTAAATAAGAGAGAGAAGACCAGAGATATTGGTGCGATTACAACCCTTTAG